A window from Erythrobacter sp. YJ-T3-07 encodes these proteins:
- the trxB gene encoding thioredoxin-disulfide reductase, which yields MATHRTKMLIIGSGPAGYSAAIYGARAMLQPIMVQGLQPGGQLTITTDVENYPGFADVIQGPWLMEQMRAQAEHVGTQMIWDTIVEIDLKSGPPFRAKGDSGDEYIASTVVIATGASAKWLGVPGEQELGGKGVSACATCDGFFYRGKKVAVIGGGNTAVEEALYLTNHSDDVTLIHRRDELRAEKILQERLFASDKITPLWNKAVERFVPGENGALDHLVLKDTQTGEESTLEVDGAFVAIGHAPATELFQGQLPLEDGGYLKVEPGTPKTEIPGVFACGDVMDHTYRQAVTAAGTGCMAALDAERFLSGIEIDLHGHVEEAEAAE from the coding sequence ATGGCGACGCACCGCACCAAGATGCTCATCATCGGTTCCGGCCCGGCGGGCTACAGCGCGGCCATTTACGGCGCGCGCGCGATGCTCCAGCCGATCATGGTCCAGGGCCTGCAACCGGGCGGGCAGCTGACCATCACGACCGATGTCGAGAACTATCCCGGCTTCGCCGACGTGATCCAGGGCCCGTGGCTGATGGAACAGATGCGCGCGCAGGCAGAGCATGTCGGCACGCAGATGATCTGGGACACGATCGTGGAGATCGATCTCAAGTCGGGCCCGCCGTTCCGCGCGAAGGGCGACAGCGGCGACGAGTATATCGCGAGCACGGTGGTGATCGCGACCGGTGCCTCGGCCAAATGGCTCGGCGTGCCGGGCGAACAGGAGCTGGGCGGGAAGGGCGTGTCCGCCTGCGCGACCTGCGACGGCTTCTTCTACCGCGGCAAGAAGGTCGCGGTGATCGGCGGCGGCAACACCGCGGTCGAAGAAGCGCTTTACCTCACCAACCATTCCGACGACGTGACGCTGATCCACCGGCGCGACGAGCTGCGCGCGGAGAAAATCCTGCAGGAACGGCTCTTCGCTTCGGACAAGATCACCCCGCTGTGGAACAAGGCGGTCGAACGGTTCGTGCCGGGCGAGAACGGCGCGCTGGATCATCTGGTCCTCAAGGACACGCAGACCGGCGAGGAATCGACGCTGGAGGTCGACGGTGCCTTCGTCGCGATCGGCCATGCCCCCGCGACCGAGCTGTTCCAGGGCCAGCTGCCGCTGGAAGACGGCGGTTACCTGAAGGTCGAGCCGGGCACGCCCAAGACCGAGATCCCCGGCGTGTTCGCCTGCGGCGACGTGATGGACCACACCTATCGCCAGGCGGTGACTGCGGCGGGGACCGGCTGCATGGCCGCGCTGGATGCGGAGCGGTTCCTGTCAGGGATCGAGATCGACCTGCACGGCCACGTCGAGGAAGCCGAAGCGGCGGAATAG
- a CDS encoding MAPEG family protein yields the protein MIGMDILQPVVALMIWTMIMWVWMYATRIPAMSKSPQIPPISQLRGGKGTDLDAILPDRVQWKAHNYNHLHEQPTVFYAVGIVLAIIGAGDGIPALLAWIYTGLRVIHTIVQVTANRVLVRFVLFAVSSAVLMALIGIAAVRVFGG from the coding sequence ATGATCGGCATGGACATCCTGCAACCCGTCGTCGCGCTGATGATCTGGACCATGATCATGTGGGTCTGGATGTACGCGACCCGCATTCCGGCGATGAGCAAGTCGCCGCAGATCCCCCCGATTTCCCAGCTGAGGGGCGGCAAGGGCACCGATCTGGATGCCATCCTGCCCGACCGGGTTCAGTGGAAGGCGCACAACTACAACCACCTGCACGAACAGCCGACCGTGTTTTATGCCGTCGGCATCGTGCTTGCGATCATCGGGGCGGGCGACGGCATTCCCGCGCTGCTGGCATGGATCTACACCGGCTTGCGGGTGATCCACACGATCGTGCAGGTCACCGCCAACCGCGTGCTGGTCCGCTTCGTGCTGTTCGCGGTGTCCAGCGCCGTGCTGATGGCGCTGATCGGAATCGCCGCAGTTCGGGTGTTTGGGGGATAA
- a CDS encoding MAPEG family protein produces MQAQMLAPAAVLVAWSLIMLVWMAATRLPAMGKVTGGLKNAPRGGRGQNLEGVLPDKINWKAHNYAHLMEQPTLFYAVSVILAILAPSPLAILLAWIYVGLRIVHSIWQATVNIVAVRFLLFITSTLALIALAVMALIATLGAPS; encoded by the coding sequence ATGCAGGCTCAAATGCTCGCGCCAGCCGCAGTGCTGGTTGCATGGTCGCTGATAATGTTGGTCTGGATGGCCGCGACGCGGCTTCCGGCGATGGGCAAGGTGACCGGCGGCCTCAAGAATGCGCCACGCGGTGGCCGGGGACAGAACCTCGAAGGCGTCCTGCCTGACAAGATCAACTGGAAAGCGCACAATTACGCGCATCTGATGGAACAGCCAACGCTGTTCTACGCCGTCAGTGTGATCCTCGCGATCCTCGCCCCCAGTCCGCTCGCGATCCTGCTCGCATGGATCTACGTGGGGCTGCGGATCGTGCACTCGATCTGGCAGGCGACCGTCAACATCGTGGCGGTTCGCTTCCTGCTGTTCATCACCTCTACCTTGGCCCTGATCGCGCTCGCGGTCATGGCCCTCATTGCAACTCTCGGAGCGCCCTCATGA
- a CDS encoding class I SAM-dependent methyltransferase — MADAGGNHDHAALMDSIYRGQKYIYDVTRKYYLFGRDDLIRGLNCASGDAVLEIACGTGRNLAKVQHAYPGTKLFGIDISAEMLSSAQAKLGTNAILAPADARQFDARAMLGRPTFERVILSYSISMIPDWERAMRHAATLVAPGGSLHVVDFGSYSARDTLGARILKWWLKQFHVSPRLNLPEVAEEISAQPGWRREGRDGMGGYYRLERLYRAAPDAA; from the coding sequence ATGGCCGACGCGGGGGGCAACCACGACCATGCCGCGCTGATGGATTCGATCTATCGCGGGCAGAAGTACATCTACGACGTCACGCGCAAGTACTACCTGTTCGGGCGCGACGATCTGATCCGCGGGCTGAATTGCGCGTCAGGCGATGCGGTGCTGGAAATCGCCTGCGGCACGGGGCGCAATCTGGCGAAGGTGCAACACGCCTACCCCGGCACAAAGCTGTTCGGGATCGATATTTCGGCGGAAATGCTCAGCAGTGCGCAGGCCAAGCTGGGTACCAACGCGATCCTCGCCCCGGCCGATGCGCGCCAGTTCGATGCCCGCGCAATGCTTGGCCGCCCGACATTCGAGCGGGTGATCCTGTCCTATTCGATCTCGATGATCCCCGACTGGGAACGCGCGATGCGCCATGCCGCGACGCTGGTTGCGCCGGGCGGGTCGCTGCACGTGGTCGACTTCGGCAGCTACAGCGCGCGCGACACGCTGGGCGCGCGTATCCTCAAGTGGTGGCTCAAGCAGTTCCACGTCTCCCCCCGGCTCAACCTGCCCGAGGTCGCGGAAGAGATTAGCGCACAGCCCGGCTGGCGGCGCGAGGGGCGCGACGGAATGGGCGGTTACTACCGGCTGGAGCGGCTGTACCGTGCAGCACCTGATGCTGCGTAG
- a CDS encoding DUF3419 family protein — translation MPQGDTHIIDRSVVRKSSGLKDTLLDKAFATAFRGLVYAQIWEDPVVDMEGLQINEDSRVLCIASGSCNALSYLTANPAAITAVDLNRAHIALGRLKIAAINALPNYDLFRRFFAHSDYKENVSIYEDRIAPLLDAESRKYWEGRDIRGRRRITQFQRGIYKQGLLGNFIGMAHLFAKLYGVDLRKVLEAPSVEEQREVFENELAPVFDKKFVRWVTNQPASLFGLGIPPAQYDALAGDEKMAEVLRKRLEKLACDFDVKDNYFAWQAFNRGYSKDENASLPPYLQRENYADLRERVARLSVQRANLSEFLSSQPAMSLDRYVFLDAQDWMDDHQLTDLWREVTRTARKGARVLFRTAAEPSLLPGRVPNEILDQWTYHDELSKDLTQRDRSSIYGGVHLYELT, via the coding sequence ATGCCGCAAGGCGATACCCACATCATCGACCGTTCGGTGGTCCGCAAGAGCTCGGGCCTCAAGGACACGCTGCTCGACAAGGCATTCGCCACCGCGTTTCGCGGGCTGGTCTACGCGCAGATCTGGGAAGACCCGGTGGTCGACATGGAAGGCCTGCAGATCAACGAGGACAGCCGCGTGCTGTGCATCGCCAGCGGCAGCTGCAACGCGTTGAGCTACCTCACCGCAAACCCCGCGGCGATCACTGCGGTCGACCTCAACCGCGCGCATATCGCGCTGGGCCGGTTGAAGATCGCCGCGATCAACGCGCTGCCCAATTACGATCTGTTCCGCCGCTTCTTCGCGCATTCCGATTACAAGGAAAACGTGTCGATCTACGAAGACCGGATCGCCCCGCTGCTGGATGCGGAAAGCCGCAAGTACTGGGAGGGGCGCGACATTCGCGGCCGCCGCCGGATCACCCAGTTCCAGCGCGGGATCTACAAGCAGGGCCTGCTGGGCAACTTCATCGGCATGGCCCACCTGTTCGCCAAGCTGTACGGCGTGGACCTGCGCAAGGTGCTGGAAGCGCCCAGCGTGGAAGAACAGCGCGAGGTGTTCGAGAACGAACTGGCCCCGGTGTTCGACAAGAAGTTCGTCCGCTGGGTGACCAACCAGCCCGCCTCTCTCTTCGGCCTCGGCATTCCGCCCGCGCAGTACGATGCGCTGGCGGGCGACGAGAAGATGGCCGAAGTGCTGCGCAAGCGGCTGGAGAAGCTGGCCTGCGATTTCGACGTGAAGGACAACTACTTTGCGTGGCAGGCGTTCAATCGCGGCTATTCGAAGGATGAAAACGCGTCGCTGCCGCCCTACCTCCAGCGCGAGAACTACGCCGACCTGCGCGAGCGGGTAGCCCGGCTGAGCGTGCAGCGCGCCAACCTTTCCGAATTCCTCTCCTCGCAACCCGCGATGAGCCTCGATCGCTACGTCTTCCTCGACGCGCAGGACTGGATGGACGATCACCAGCTGACCGATCTGTGGCGCGAAGTGACCCGGACCGCGCGCAAGGGCGCGCGGGTGCTGTTCCGCACCGCCGCCGAACCCAGCCTGCTGCCGGGCCGCGTGCCGAACGAGATACTCGACCAGTGGACCTATCACGACGAGCTGTCGAAGGATCTGACCCAGCGCGACCGCAGCTCGATCTACGGCGGCGTGCACCTTTACGAGCTGACGTGA
- a CDS encoding threonine/serine dehydratase, whose product MTRQPTREGVLAAARSIAQILPATPLLSAEIGGVRCWIKAESLQPIGAFKIRGGWWRLSCLNEEERARGVVAVSSGNHAQGVAWAARKLGIEAAIVMPRNAPKVKLEATEALGAEIILYDRPGEDRDEVAAREIDKRGAVLVHAFADPWVIEGQGSAGIEFTEQLGKQPPMILACCGGGGLTAGLALACPDSKVVPVEPEGWDMVGQALAKGEIVQVAPDAPTTICDALQPPATKPINLDVLRGRAQPGVTVSDEDVRAAQRFAFAKLGLVAEPGGSAALAAALAGKLALEDDTVIMLTGRNVDPTAYAATIAPDAA is encoded by the coding sequence TTGACCCGTCAGCCCACTCGCGAAGGCGTGCTCGCCGCTGCGCGCAGCATCGCGCAGATCCTGCCCGCTACCCCGCTGCTGTCGGCCGAGATCGGCGGCGTGCGTTGCTGGATCAAGGCGGAAAGCCTGCAACCGATCGGCGCGTTCAAGATCCGTGGCGGCTGGTGGCGGCTGTCATGCCTGAACGAAGAGGAACGCGCGCGCGGCGTGGTTGCGGTCTCCAGCGGCAACCATGCGCAAGGCGTGGCGTGGGCGGCGAGGAAGCTGGGCATCGAGGCCGCGATCGTGATGCCGCGCAATGCGCCCAAGGTGAAGCTGGAGGCGACTGAGGCACTGGGCGCGGAGATCATCCTCTATGACCGGCCCGGCGAAGACCGGGACGAGGTCGCCGCGCGCGAGATCGACAAACGCGGCGCGGTGCTGGTCCACGCCTTTGCCGATCCGTGGGTGATCGAAGGGCAAGGCAGCGCCGGGATCGAGTTTACCGAACAATTGGGCAAACAACCCCCGATGATCCTCGCCTGTTGCGGCGGCGGCGGGCTGACCGCGGGGCTGGCGCTCGCCTGCCCGGACAGTAAGGTCGTGCCGGTCGAGCCCGAAGGGTGGGACATGGTCGGCCAGGCGCTCGCCAAGGGCGAGATCGTCCAGGTCGCGCCCGATGCTCCGACAACCATTTGCGACGCGCTCCAGCCGCCCGCGACCAAGCCGATCAACCTCGATGTGCTGCGCGGTCGTGCGCAGCCCGGCGTGACCGTTTCCGACGAAGACGTGCGCGCTGCACAGCGCTTTGCCTTTGCCAAACTGGGCCTCGTGGCAGAGCCCGGCGGCTCGGCGGCCCTTGCGGCAGCCCTTGCCGGTAAGCTAGCGCTGGAAGACGATACCGTCATCATGCTGACCGGACGCAATGTCGACCCCACGGCCTACGCCGCGACCATCGCGCCCGACGCAGCCTGA
- a CDS encoding aldo/keto reductase family oxidoreductase, whose product MPATDNAIANSGTFALGDRTVHRMGYGAMQLAGPHAFGPPKDRTGAIAVLKEAMELGIDHIDTSDFYGPHVTNQIIREALAPYPDRLTIVTKLGAKRDDEGAWLPWNDPEALEQGLRDNLENLGLEAMEVVNVRIMGSGEGGIEPTGESIARFVEPVARLQQQGLVRHIGVSTVSRSQVEEARGICPIVCVQNMYNLANRDDDELIDWLADEGIAYVPYFPLGGFDPLQSKALDEVASDLGATSMQVALAWLLQRSPNILLIPGTSSVEHLRQNVAAANLELPAEAIEKLDGIGG is encoded by the coding sequence ATGCCTGCGACCGATAATGCCATCGCCAATTCCGGTACCTTCGCCCTTGGAGACCGCACCGTGCACCGCATGGGCTACGGCGCGATGCAGCTTGCCGGGCCGCACGCGTTCGGCCCGCCGAAGGACCGCACTGGCGCGATTGCTGTGCTGAAGGAAGCGATGGAACTGGGTATCGATCACATCGACACCAGCGATTTCTACGGCCCGCACGTGACCAACCAGATCATTCGCGAAGCGCTCGCCCCCTATCCCGATCGCCTTACCATCGTGACCAAACTGGGCGCGAAGCGGGACGACGAAGGTGCATGGCTCCCCTGGAACGATCCCGAGGCGCTGGAGCAGGGACTGCGCGACAATCTGGAGAACCTGGGGCTGGAGGCGATGGAGGTCGTCAACGTGCGCATCATGGGTTCGGGCGAAGGTGGCATCGAGCCGACCGGGGAAAGCATCGCCCGCTTTGTAGAACCTGTGGCCCGGCTTCAGCAGCAGGGGCTGGTACGGCACATCGGTGTCAGCACCGTCTCACGTTCGCAGGTCGAAGAAGCGCGCGGCATCTGCCCGATCGTGTGCGTGCAGAACATGTACAACCTCGCCAACCGCGACGACGACGAACTGATCGACTGGCTCGCGGACGAAGGCATCGCCTACGTTCCCTATTTCCCGCTCGGCGGCTTCGATCCGCTTCAGTCGAAAGCGCTGGACGAGGTTGCGAGCGATCTTGGCGCGACCTCAATGCAGGTGGCGCTCGCATGGCTCTTGCAGCGCTCGCCCAACATCCTTCTGATCCCCGGCACAAGTTCGGTCGAGCACCTGCGCCAGAACGTCGCCGCCGCCAATCTCGAGCTGCCCGCCGAAGCGATCGAGAAGCTCGACGGGATCGGCGGATGA
- a CDS encoding saccharopine dehydrogenase family protein, whose amino-acid sequence MAKVLVIGAGGVSSVCVHKMAMNKDIFSDIHLASRTKSKCDAIAASVKERTGVEISTYEIDAEEVPAMINLIKKIGPKLVVNLALPYQDLPIMDACLEAGVDYLDTANYEPKDEAKFEYHWQWAYQDRFKDAGLTALLGSGFDPGVTSVFTMWLKKHKLKTIRQLDILDCNGGDHGQAFATNFNPEINIREVTAPARHWENGEWVETPAMQVKTEFDFEEVGPKNAYMMYHEELESLAKFVPELERARFWMTFGDEYIKHLSVLQAVGMTSIEPVKYQGRDIIPLQFLAAVLPKPESLGETTKGKTNIGVIATGEALDGSGEKTFYINNICSHEAAYEETGNQAVSYTTGVPAMIGSAMMVQGTWDGDGVFNMEQFDPDPFMDMLNEHGLPWNVKELDGPVGF is encoded by the coding sequence ATGGCAAAGGTACTGGTGATCGGGGCAGGGGGCGTCAGCTCGGTCTGCGTCCACAAGATGGCGATGAACAAGGATATCTTCAGCGACATCCATCTCGCCAGCCGAACCAAATCGAAGTGCGATGCGATTGCCGCTTCGGTGAAGGAGCGCACGGGCGTGGAGATTTCGACCTACGAGATCGACGCAGAGGAAGTCCCCGCGATGATCAACCTGATCAAGAAGATCGGGCCCAAACTGGTGGTGAACCTCGCGCTGCCCTATCAGGATCTGCCGATCATGGATGCCTGCCTTGAGGCGGGTGTCGATTACCTCGACACCGCGAATTACGAGCCCAAGGACGAGGCGAAGTTCGAATATCACTGGCAGTGGGCCTATCAGGACCGCTTCAAGGATGCGGGGCTCACCGCGCTGCTCGGCTCGGGCTTCGATCCGGGCGTGACCTCCGTGTTCACGATGTGGCTCAAGAAGCACAAGCTCAAGACCATCCGCCAGCTCGACATTCTCGACTGCAATGGCGGCGATCACGGGCAGGCGTTCGCAACCAACTTCAATCCGGAAATCAACATCCGCGAAGTGACCGCGCCCGCGCGCCACTGGGAAAACGGCGAATGGGTGGAAACGCCCGCAATGCAGGTGAAGACCGAGTTCGACTTCGAGGAAGTCGGCCCGAAGAACGCCTACATGATGTATCACGAGGAGCTGGAAAGCCTCGCCAAATTCGTCCCCGAGCTGGAGCGTGCGCGCTTCTGGATGACCTTCGGCGATGAATACATCAAGCACCTGAGCGTGCTGCAGGCCGTGGGCATGACCAGCATCGAGCCGGTCAAGTATCAGGGCCGCGACATCATCCCGCTGCAATTCCTCGCCGCCGTGCTGCCCAAGCCCGAAAGCCTGGGCGAGACGACCAAGGGCAAGACCAATATCGGCGTCATCGCGACCGGCGAAGCGCTCGACGGAAGCGGCGAGAAGACGTTCTACATCAACAACATCTGCAGCCACGAAGCCGCTTACGAGGAAACCGGCAACCAGGCGGTCAGCTACACCACCGGCGTGCCGGCGATGATCGGCTCTGCGATGATGGTGCAGGGCACGTGGGATGGCGACGGCGTGTTCAACATGGAACAGTTCGATCCCGATCCCTTCATGGACATGCTGAACGAGCACGGCCTGCCGTGGAACGTGAAGGAGCTGGACGGGCCCGTCGGGTTCTGA
- a CDS encoding O-acetyl-ADP-ribose deacetylase, translated as MKIAATTIEAVKGNIVTMQFDAIVNAANSSLLGGGGVDGAIHRAAGPDLVHECRLLGGCKTGQAKVTKAYRLSASHIIHTVGPVWRGGDNGEPEQLASCYRESLARAAEIGARSVGIPAISTGIYGYPLDRAAQVAARTVADVVVDNPEAFDRIALVCFDDEAVAAFEAALENVQ; from the coding sequence ATGAAGATCGCCGCCACCACGATCGAGGCCGTGAAGGGCAACATCGTGACGATGCAATTCGACGCGATCGTCAACGCGGCCAATTCCTCGCTTCTGGGCGGGGGCGGCGTGGATGGCGCGATCCACCGGGCGGCGGGGCCGGATCTCGTTCACGAATGCCGCCTGCTGGGCGGCTGCAAGACCGGACAGGCGAAAGTCACCAAGGCCTATCGCCTGTCCGCATCGCACATCATCCACACCGTCGGCCCGGTCTGGCGCGGCGGCGATAATGGTGAGCCCGAGCAGCTGGCGAGCTGTTACCGGGAATCGCTCGCCCGCGCGGCCGAGATCGGCGCGCGCAGCGTGGGCATCCCCGCCATCTCGACCGGGATCTACGGCTATCCGCTCGATCGCGCAGCGCAGGTCGCGGCACGAACGGTCGCGGATGTGGTGGTGGACAATCCCGAGGCCTTCGACCGCATCGCGCTGGTATGTTTCGACGACGAGGCGGTTGCCGCATTCGAGGCTGCTCTGGAGAATGTGCAGTGA
- a CDS encoding DMT family protein codes for MSPKLALLAPIGLLAMSNIVMNVAWYANLKAPEKTLVWAIGVSWLIALGEYVFAVPANRIGIAAYSLAELKTITTIFSLVGFVIVAFFMFGEKPGLNQLIGFALIGAGSFFIFKP; via the coding sequence GTGAGCCCGAAACTCGCCCTGCTGGCACCCATCGGCCTGCTGGCCATGTCCAACATCGTGATGAACGTCGCGTGGTACGCCAACCTCAAGGCGCCGGAGAAGACGCTGGTGTGGGCCATCGGCGTGTCCTGGCTGATCGCGCTGGGCGAATACGTGTTCGCCGTGCCCGCGAACCGGATCGGCATCGCGGCCTATTCGCTGGCCGAGCTCAAGACGATCACCACCATCTTCTCGCTGGTCGGCTTCGTCATCGTCGCTTTCTTCATGTTCGGCGAGAAGCCCGGTCTCAACCAGCTGATCGGGTTCGCGCTGATCGGTGCGGGGTCGTTCTTCATCTTCAAGCCGTGA